The window GATTAATAAGGACTTTTCACCCAATCGGACAAGGCGCATTTTACACAGAAAGACACAACTCGAAAAATAATAATTTCACTGTTGTATATGATTGCGGATCTAAGACATTAAATCAATTTGAATTAGAAAGAAAAGTAAAATCGACTTTTCTCAAAAATGACATAATGAAGTGATTTAAACTTTTTGTAATTGAACAATAAATAGTTAGTATTTTAAATACTAAAGAAGAGAAGGAAACGTTTTGTAAGTGACAAAACAAC of the Dysgonomonadaceae bacterium PH5-43 genome contains:
- a CDS encoding hypothetical protein (product_source=Hypo-rule applied), with the translated sequence MGLIRTFHPIGQGAFYTERHNSKNNNFTVVYDCGSKTLNQFELERKVKSTFLKNDIMK